The Streptomyces hundungensis genome contains the following window.
CCCTGTGTTCTTCGGGATGATCTGCGCGCTCGCCTCCGCGGTCTGCTTCGGTACGGCCACCGTCCTCCAGGCCGCCGCGACGCGCGCCGCCGAGCCGGGTTCGGGGGCGGGCGCCGGATCGGGTGTCGACGCGGCACTGCTGCTGCGGGCCGTGCGCCAGTGGCGCTATGTCGTGGGCCTAGCGCTCGACGGGCTCGGCTTCGTCTTCCAGGTCCTCGCCCTGCGCTCGGTGCCGATCTACGCGGTGGGCGCGGCGCTCGCCGCCTCGCTCGCGGTGACGGCGGTCGTCGCGGCCCGCGTCCTGAAGGTCAGGCTCTCCGGTACGGAGTGGGCGGCGGTCGCCGTGGTCTGCGCGGGCCTGGCCCTGCTCGCCCTGTCCTCCGGCGCCGAGGGCGACGACCGGGGCCCGGCCTCGCTGCCCTGGTGGCTGCTCGGGGTGGCCGGCGCGGTGCTGGCCGCGGGCGCGGCCGGCGGACGCCTGCCGGACCGCGCGCGGGCGCTGGTCCTGGGCCTCGGCGCGGGGTGCGGCTTCGGCGTGGTGGAGGTCGCGGTCCGCCTCATCGACGACCCCTTCGACCTGACGAACCCCGCCCTGTACGCCCTGCTGCTCGGCGGCGGCGCCGCGTTCCTGCTGCTGACCTCCGCCCTGTCGCGCGGCTCGGTCACCACGGCCACGGCGGGCATGGTCATCGGCGAGACCATCGGCCCGGCCCTGGTCGGGGTGGCCTGGCTCGGCGACCGCACCCGGGACGGCCTCGGCTGGCTGACGGTGACGGGCTTCGCGGTCGCGGTGGCGGGGGCGCTGGCCCTGGCCCGCTTCGGCGAGGCCCCGGCGGCGGCCGGGGCCGAACCCCCGCGCCAGGACGCCGAGGAGCACTGACCGGCCGCCGGGTGGCCCGGGACGCCCTAAATCCCGCCGCTCCGAAGGTGGTTGGGGTGGCGGGGCGTCCCATGCCGGTCAGCGTTCACACGGTGCCCGGGGTGCCGTGGCTGGGGGTCTACGTCACCGATCGCGCACACGAGTTGGGCCCCTCGAACACCTGGGCCCGCGCCGTGCTCGTGCCCTGCGGGCTCGCTGCCTGACAGCAGGAAGCCCCGCCGCTTCGGAGGGAGTGAAGGGGCGGGGCTTCGTGGGTGGTTACTGAGTTCGCTCAATCGCTTCAAAAATATCTGCGTCTGTCTGCTGCTGCCATTCCGGGAGTTCCGGCCAGTCTGCGACGTAGCTTGGTTTCGGGTCTTCAAAGTGCTTATGGATTTGAGCAATCCAACAGAGAGCGACGAACCTCCCCTTCTGCTCACGGGACAGCTTGGATGTGTTTCGGTGGCTCACTCCGACGAAGTTCGATACCTGGGCGGACACCGCAGCGGCTGCCTCCCGTTCCCACTCGGGGGTTTCTTCCCAGGGTGTAATGTACCCGGGCTTGGGCTCTCCGGGGTAATGCTTCTTTACGCCAGAGATCCACGCTTCACGGAAGATTCGTCCGTTCTCGTGCTGCAAGACAACTCCCAAACTTGTTAGGCGGTCACGGAGAGTGCGGCAATTTGGTCATCAAGTGCTGTCACGCGCCCATCGGACAGCAAGGCCATCCGCCGTTCTGGATTGGCCCGCTGAGTTCGCGCACTTCCTCGGCCCGATCCAGGGCGCGCTTACATGCGCACGCCCGGGCTGGGCAAGCCGGATGCGTGGGCCCGCAGTGTTCACGTCTGAACTCGTCACGGCGTGACGCAGGGGAGCCCTCGCGCAATGGCACAGGCAGGGCTTCCGTTACGCCGGAACCAGCTCGGGGCGTACGACTTCTCTGGCACGTTCGTAGAGGTTCTGCGCCGCATGGTTTCGCGTATGAGGGCGAACGAGGTGGAACATCTCGGCCATCCTCTTTTCGATGCGCCCCGAGTTGACCAATGGGTAGTCGTCCAACGCGAGACCCCACGTCTGACAAGCCGCTTCCAGATGCCCCACGGCCAATTGCCGCTCGGCGAGGATCATCCGTTCTTTGACTCGCGTACGCCGGTAGACGCTGGACCGGAGACGGTCCGATTCCTGCATAGCGGCTACGGCTCCATGTACGTCGCCCATCTCGAACCGCACCTGACTTGCGTGGTAGTTCAGCGCTGCCGGATCGTACGATCCGAACACCCTTCCCCGGGACTCTGCCTTGTCCATGGCCACTTCGGCTTCGTGCAAGTACGTGAGTGCGGATCGACGGTCTCCGACTTGCGCGGCTGCATGGGCCTGCTGGCCGGCGAGAAAAGCGCGCATTCGTGGTCCGGCCTGCGGGGAGGATGCCGCCGCAGCATCGGCGAGACGCTTGGCCATCTGACCTTGGTTGAGGTCTACCGCTTGGACGCTCATACCGCGGAGCGTGGTGCAGTACGTCAGGTGGTCCTCAGAAGCACCCGCAAGCTCCAGTGCCTTGAGGTAGTAGCGCTGGGCGAGGCCGTGCAGACCCTCGTCCACGGCCATGTACCCGGTGAGGTAACAGAGGTCAGACGCGGCAGACATCATCGCTTTACGCACGTCGTCGGGGCCGTCTGTCCGAAGAAATGGGGACACCGTATTGACCAGGAAAGCTGCGGCGAGGGGCCGAGCAGTGCGCCCGCCGAACTGATCGTCCATGGACGAAAGCTGTTCCGTCATGGCCGACACCGTGTGCACGTCGGACATGCCGAGGCGGGTCCGTGTCCCGGTCTGGGCGGCTTCTATGCGGCCCACCACGTCGGGCCAGTCGGGGACGGTCAGGGCGACAGAGAACAAGGCGGCGCTCAGTACGCCACGGCGGGAAGGGTCCATGTCCGTCCTTCCAAGATCAATGATCCCGTCAACTGTGGTGCACGGCGTCCCCTCAGTTCGGTTCTCAGGGCGTGGGAACCCGGCATCCGCCCACGTGATGG
Protein-coding sequences here:
- a CDS encoding tetratricopeptide repeat protein, with translation MGTSEPNTALTRLLREAGWTLRQCAQAINRLGTERGTPKRYRPPSVHQWLSGSLPRTDVQPLILEAFARRLGRPITWADAGFPRPENRTEGTPCTTVDGIIDLGRTDMDPSRRGVLSAALFSVALTVPDWPDVVGRIEAAQTGTRTRLGMSDVHTVSAMTEQLSSMDDQFGGRTARPLAAAFLVNTVSPFLRTDGPDDVRKAMMSAASDLCYLTGYMAVDEGLHGLAQRYYLKALELAGASEDHLTYCTTLRGMSVQAVDLNQGQMAKRLADAAAASSPQAGPRMRAFLAGQQAHAAAQVGDRRSALTYLHEAEVAMDKAESRGRVFGSYDPAALNYHASQVRFEMGDVHGAVAAMQESDRLRSSVYRRTRVKERMILAERQLAVGHLEAACQTWGLALDDYPLVNSGRIEKRMAEMFHLVRPHTRNHAAQNLYERAREVVRPELVPA